One Globicephala melas chromosome 18, mGloMel1.2, whole genome shotgun sequence DNA segment encodes these proteins:
- the IRS2 gene encoding insulin receptor substrate 2, whose translation MASPPMNGRPGPAGGDGPNLNLNHNNNNNNSGVRKCGYLRKQKHGHKRFFVLRGPGAGGDEAAAAAATAGGGPAPQPPRLEYYESEKKWRSKAGAPKRVIALDCCLNINKRADAKHKYLIALYTKDEYFAVAAENEQEQEGWYRALTDLVSEGRASAGDAPPAAAAAAPSASCSASLPGALGGSAGAAVAAAAAADDSYGLVAPATAAYREVWQVNLKPKGLGQSKNLTGVYRLCLSARTIGFVKLNCEQPSVTLQLMNIRRCGHSDSFFFIEVGRSAVTGPGELWMQADDSVVAQNIHETILEAMKALKELFEFRPRSKSQSSGSSATHPISVPGARRHHHLVNLPPSQTGLVRRSRTDSLAATPPAAKCSSCRVRTASEGDGGVAAGAGAAGGRPVSVAGSPLSPGPVRAPLSRSHTLSGGCGGRASKVTLAPAGGALQHSRSMSMPVAHSPPAAATSPGSLSSSSGHGSGSYPPPPGPHPHMQHPLHPQRPSSGSASASGSPSDPGFMSLDEYGSSPGDLRAFCSLRSNTPESIAETPPARDGSGGELYGYMTMDRPLSHCGRPYRRVSGDGAQDLDRGLRKRTYSLTTPARQRPVPQPSSASLDEYTLMRATFSGSSGRLCPSCPASSPKVAYHPYPEDYGDIEIGSHRSSSSNLGTDDGYMPMTPGVALAGGGGSCKSDDYMPMSPTSVSAPKQILQPRAAVAALPPTGAAGPTPASAASRAFPGSGGGYKTSSPAESSPEDSGYMRMWCGGSKLSVESAADGRLLPNGDYLNMSPGDAGASGTPPDFFSAALHAGGGGEMLRGVPGYCYSSLPRSYKAAYTCNGDNDQYVLMSSPVGRILEEERLESTAGPGSTQPAGSFAAGAGGGGGHPQPPHQAVPSPGRPGGSGSGRLEGFLGQRCRATRPTRLSLEGLQTLPRMHEYPLPPEPKSPGEYINIDFGEAGARLSPPAPPLLASAASSSSLLSAGSPASSLGSGTPGTSGDSRQRSPLSDYMNLDFSSPKSPQPGGQAGDPVGSLDALLSPEASAYPPLPPRPAAPSSALQPAPPPPPPGELYRLPPAPPSQGPGAASSPSSGAGDSGDYTEMAFGVAATPPQPIAAPPKPDGARVSSPVSGLKRLSLMDQVSGVEAFLQASQPPDPHRGAKVIRADPQGGRRRHSSETFSSTTTVTPVSPSFAHNPKRHNSASVENVSLRKSGEGGGGSVLGGGDEPPTSPRQLPPPQHPQARPWTPSQPGGLVGCPGGSGSPMRRETSAGFQNGLNYIAIDVRDEPGLSPSPQQPQQHPQTGDKSAWGRTRSLGGLIGAVGAGSTGGVCVGPGPGALPSASTYASLDFLTHHLKEATVVKE comes from the exons ATGGCGAGCCCGCCGATGAACGGGCGCCCCGGGCCGGCGGGTGGCGACGGCCCCAACCTCAACCTcaaccacaacaacaacaacaacaacagcggCGTGCGCAAGTGCGGCTACCTGCGCAAGCAGAAGCACGGCCACAAGCGCTTCTTCGTGCTGCGCGGACCCGGAGCGGGCGGCgacgaggcggcggcggcggcggcgacagcGGGCGGGGGGCCGGCGCCGCAGCCGCCGCGGCTCGAGTACTACGAAAGCGAGAAGAAGTGGCGGAGCAAAGCGGGCGCCCCGAAGCGGGTCATCGCGCTCGACTGCTGCCTGAACATCAACAAGCGCGCCGACGCCAAGCACAAGTACCTGATTGCCCTCTACACCAAGGACGAGTACTTCGCAGTGGCGGCCGAGAACGAGCAGGAGCAGGAGGGCTGGTACCGCGCGCTCACCGACCTGGTCAGCGAGGGCCGAGCGAGCGCCGGCGACgcgccccccgccgccgccgccgccgccccctccGCGTCCTGCAGCGCCTCCCTGCCCGGCGCCCTGGGCGGCTCGGCCGgcgccgccgtcgccgccgccgccgcggccgaTGACAGCTACGGGCTGGTGGCGCCCGCCACGGCCGCCTACCGTGAGGTGTGGCAGGTGAACCTGAAGCCCAAAGGCCTGGGCCAGAGCAAGAACCTGACGGGCGTGTACCGCCTGTGCCTGTCGGCGCGCACCATCGGCTTCGTGAAGCTCAACTGCGAGCAGCCGTCGGTGACGCTGCAGCTGATGAACATTCGCCGCTGCGGCCACTCGGACAGCTTCTTCTTCATCGAGGTGGGCCGCTCGGCCGTGACGGGCCCCGGTGAGCTGTGGATGCAGGCAGACGACTCGGTGGTGGCGCAGAACATCCACGAGACCATCCTGGAGGCCATGAAGGCGCTCAAGGAGCTCTTCGAGTTCCGGCCGCGCAGCAAGAGCCAGTCGTCCGGCTCGTCGGCCACGCACCCCATCAGCGTCCCCGGCGCGCGTCGCCACCACCACCTGGTCAACCTGCCCCCCAGCCAGACGGGCCTGGTGCGCCGCTCGCGCACCGACAGCTTGGCCGCCACACCGCCGGCCGCCAAGTGCAGCTCGTGCCGGGTGCGCACGGCCAGCGAGGGCGACGGCGGCGTGGCGGCGGGGGCCGGGGCGGCGGGCGGCAGGCCGGTGTCGGTGGCGGGGAGCCCCCTGAGCCCGGGGCCGGTGCGCGCGCCCCTGAGCCGCTCGCACACCCTgagcggcggctgcggcggccgCGCGAGCAAGGTGACGCTGGCGCCGGCAGGGGGCGCCCTGCAGCACAGCCGCTCCATGTCCATGCCCGTGGCGCACTCGCCCCCGGCGGCCGCCACCAGCCCCGGCAGCCTGTCGTCCAGCAGCGGGCACGGCTCGGGCTCCTACCCGCCGCCCCCGGGCCCGCACCCGCACATGCAGCACCCCCTGCACCCCCAGCGACCCTCCAGCGGCAGCGCCTCGGCCTCGGGCTCCCCCAGCGATCCTGGCTTCATGTCCCTGGACGAGTACGGCTCGAGCCCTGGGGACCTGAGAGCCTTCTGCAGTCTCAGGAGCAACACGCCCGAGTCCATCGCCGAGACGCCCCCGGCCAGGGACGGCAGCGGGGGCGAGCTGTACGGGTACATGACCATGGACCGGCCCCTGAGCCACTGCGGCCGACCCTACCGCAGAGTCTCCGGGGACGGGGCCCAGGACTTGGACAGGGGGCTGAGGAAGAGGACCTACTCCCTGACCACGCCTGCCCGGCAGCGGCCAGTGCCCCAGCCCTCCTCCGCGTCCCTGGATGAATACACCCTGATGCGGGCCACCTTCTCCGGCAGCTCAGGCCGCCTCTGCCCGTCGTGCCCCGCGTCCTCCCCCAAAGTGGCCTACCACCCCTACCCCGAGGACTACGGCGACATCGAGATCGGGTCGCACAGGAGCTCCAGCAGTAACCTGGGCACGGACGACGGCTACATGCCCATGACCCCCGGCGTGGCCCTCGCGGGCGGCGGCGGGAGCTGCAAGAGCGACGACTACATGCCCATGAGTCCCACCAGCGTGTCCGCCCCGAAGCAGATCCTGCAGCCGCGCGCGGCCGTCGCGGCCTTGCCCCCCACGGGAGCCGCGGGGCCCACGCCCGCGTCTGCCGCCAGCAGGGCCTTCCCGGGGAGCGGGGGCGGCTACAAGACCAGCTCCCCGGCCGAGAGCTCCCCGGAGGACAGCGGGTACATGCGGATGTGGTGCGGAGGCTCCAAGCTGTCCGTGGAGAGCGCCGCCGACGGCAGGCTGCTTCCAAACGGGGACTACCTCAACATGTCCCCCGGCGACGCGGGAGCCTCGGGCACCCCGCCCGACTTCTTCTCGGCCGCCCTGCACGCCGGCGGCGGCGGGGAGATGCTCCGGGGCGTCCCCGGCTACTGCTACAGCTCCCTGCCGCGCTCTTACAAGGCCGCCTACACCTGCAACGGGGACAACGACCAGTACGTGCTCATGAGCTCCCCCGTGGGGCGCATCCTGGAGGAGGAGCGGCTGGAGTCGACGGCCGGCCCGGGGTCCACGCAGCCAGCCGGCTCCTTCGCGGCCGGGGCAGGGGGCGGCGGCGGCCACCCGCAGCCACCCCACCAGGCGGTGCCTTCGCCCGGGAGGCCCGGTGGCAGCGGCAGCGGCCGCCTGGAGGGCTTCCTGGGCCAGCGCTGCCGTGCCACGCGGCCCACGCGCCTGTCCCTGGAGGGGCTGCAGACCCTGCCCCGCATGCACGAGTACCCCCTGCCGCCCGAGCCCAAGAGCCCGGGCGAGTACATCAACATCGACTTCGGCGAGGCGGGCGCGCGCCTGTCGCCGCCCGCTCCCCCGCTGCTGGCCTCGGCCGCCTCGTCGTCGTCGCTGCTGTCCGCCGGCAGCCCGGCCTCATCGCTGGGCTCGGGCACCCCGGGCACGAGCGGCGACAGCCGGCAGCGCTCCCCGCTCTCCGACTACATGAACCTCGACTTCAGCTCGCCCAAGTCACCCCAGCCGGGCGGCCAGGCCGGGGACCCCGTGGGCTCTCTGGACGCCCTCCTGTCCCCCGAGGCCTCCGCGTACCCGCCGCTGCCCCCGCGCCCCGCCGCCCCCTCCTCGGCCCTGCAGCCggcgcccccgccgcccccgcccggaGAGCTGTACCGCCTGCCTCCGGCACCACCCTCCCAGGGCCCTGGCGCGGCCTCCTCTCCATCCTCGGGGGCGGGCGACAGCGGCGACTACACCGAGATGGCCTTCGGCGTGGCTGCCACGCCGCCGCAACCGATCGCCGCGCCCCCGAAGCCCGACGGGGCCCGCGTGAGCAGCCCCGTGTCCGGCCTGAAGAGGTTAAGCCTCATGGACCAGGTGTCGGGGGTCGAGGCCTTCCTGCAAGCCAGCCAGCCCCCAGACCCGCACCGCGGGGCCAAGGTCATCCGTGCGGACCCGCAAGGGGGCCGCCGCCGCCACAGCTCGGAGACCTTCTCCTCGACCACCACTGTGACCCCCGTGTCCCCGTCCTTCGCCCACAACCCCAAGCGCCACAACTCGGCCTCGGTGGAGAACGTGTCTCTCAGGAAAAGCGGCGAAGGGGGCGGCGGCAGCGTCCTGGGTGGCGGTGACGAGCCCCCCACGTCCCCCCGCCAGTTGCCACCGCCGCAACACCCGCAGGCGCGGCCCTGGACGCCGAGCCAGCCCGGGGGCTTGGTCGGCTGCCCCGGGGGCAGTGGCTCGCCGATGCGCCGGGAGACTTCTGCTGGCTTCCAGAACGGCCTCAACTACATCGCCATCGACGTGAGGGACGAGCCGGGGCTGTCGCCGTCCCCGCAGCAGCCTCAGCAGCATCCTCAGACGGGAGACAAGAGCGCCTGGGGCCGGACCCGGAGCCTCGGGGGCCTCATCGGCGCGGTAGGGGCCGGCAGCACcggcggggtgtgtgtggggcCCGGCCCTGGCGCCCTGCCCTCCGCCAGCACCTACGCCAGCCTCGACTTCTTGACGCATCACCTGAAAGAGGCCACGGTCGTGAAAG aGTGA